From a region of the Cucumis sativus cultivar 9930 chromosome 6, Cucumber_9930_V3, whole genome shotgun sequence genome:
- the LOC101216801 gene encoding heat shock factor protein HSF24 — MAQRSLPAPFLTKTYQLVDDPATDDVVSWNPSGSTFIVWKTADFARDLLPNYFKHNNFSSFVRQLNTYGFRKIVPDKWEFANDNFQRGHKDLLIKIRRRKAILITTPIRTLHTLKSGAAAPNSSPSNSGEDIGSTSTSNPGSVDMGTIAQFADLTEENDKLRKDNEMLNSELVQTKKQCDELVAFLTDYLKVAPDQINRIMKQEANNRVCSEGGADNGRSEDEEEEEEEEEEEEGETLKLFGVWLKGKKEKKMKRGREEKKGCSNGPHAKAMKSADEMHAPLMRSSNVCN; from the exons ATGGCACAGAGATCGCTCCCCGCCCCCTTTCTCACCAAGACCTATCAGCTGGTGGATGATCCTGCCACCGACGATGTCGTTTCATGGAATCCCTCTGGCTCTACCTTCATCGTCTGGAAAACCGCTGATTTCGCCAGAGATTTGCTTCCCAATTACTTCAAACACAACAATTTCTCTAGCTTCGTCCGTCAGCTTAACACTTAC GGCTTTCGCAAGATCGTACCGGACAAATGGGAATTCGCCAACGACAACTTCCAACGGGGTCACAAGGACCTCCTCATCAAAATCCGCCGCCGGAAGGCCATCTTGATAACAACACCCATCCGAACCCTTCATACCCTTAAATCCGGCGCCGCTGCTCCCAACTCTTCTCCCTCCAACTCCGGGGAGGACATCGGTTCCACTTCCACCTCCAATCCTGGATCCGTGGATATGGGAACCATCGCACAATTCGCCGATCTCACTGAGGAGAACGACAAATTAAGGAAGGATAACGAGATGTTGAACTCGGAGCTTGTTCAGACGAAGAAACAGTGTGACGAGTTGGTGGCTTTCCTCACTGACTACTTGAAGGTAGCACCGGATCAGATCAACCGGATCATGAAACAAGAAGCCAACAATCGCGTTTGTAGCGAGGGAGGCGCTGATAACGGTAGAAGCGAGgatgaagaggaggaggaggaggaggaggaagaggaggagggCGAAACTCTGAAATTGTTCGGGGTTTGGttgaaagggaaaaaggagaagaagatgaaaagggGACGAGAGGAGAAAAAGGGGTGCAGCAACGGACCACATGCGAAGGCAATGAAGTCGGCGGATGAGATGCACGCGCCGTTGATGAGGAGCAGCAATGTCTGCAACTGA